In Amycolatopsis jiangsuensis, the following proteins share a genomic window:
- a CDS encoding Fur family transcriptional regulator: MTMSQLSKTAPVPGRRATKQRAAVVDLLSTVNDFRSAQELHDELRKRGDGIGLTTVYRTLQSLSEAGEIDVLRTDSGEAIYRLCSSHHHHHLVCRVCGRTVEVEGPAVERWAEKIAAEHGFSEISHTVEITGTCAEHTAG; this comes from the coding sequence ATGACGATGTCGCAGCTCTCCAAGACCGCCCCGGTGCCCGGCCGCCGCGCCACGAAGCAACGTGCGGCGGTGGTCGACCTGCTCAGCACCGTCAACGACTTCCGTTCCGCCCAGGAACTGCACGACGAACTCCGCAAGCGCGGCGACGGCATCGGCCTGACCACGGTGTACCGCACCCTGCAGTCGCTGTCCGAGGCGGGCGAGATCGACGTGCTGCGCACCGACTCCGGCGAGGCGATCTACCGGCTGTGCTCCTCGCACCACCACCATCACCTGGTGTGCCGGGTGTGCGGCCGCACCGTGGAGGTCGAGGGCCCGGCGGTCGAGCGGTGGGCGGAGAAGATCGCCGCCGAGCACGGCTTCAGCGAGATCAGCCACACCGTGGAGATCACCGGCACCTGCGCGGAGCACACGGCGGGCTGA
- a CDS encoding ArsR/SmtB family transcription factor, with protein MVSGVAAVPADALADAGELLRALAAPVRIAIVLQLREADRCVHELVDALDVAQPLISQHLRVLKTAGVVRGDRRGREVVYRLVDDHLAHIVVDAVTHVQEGK; from the coding sequence CTGGTGAGCGGTGTCGCCGCGGTGCCGGCGGACGCACTCGCCGACGCGGGCGAACTGCTGCGGGCACTCGCCGCGCCGGTGCGGATCGCGATCGTGCTGCAGTTGCGGGAAGCGGACCGGTGCGTCCACGAGCTGGTGGACGCGCTGGACGTGGCGCAGCCGTTGATCAGCCAGCACCTGCGGGTACTCAAGACGGCGGGCGTGGTGCGCGGTGACCGGCGTGGCCGCGAGGTCGTGTACCGGCTGGTGGACGATCACTTGGCGCACATCGTCGTCGACGCGGTGACCCACGTGCAGGAAGGAAAATGA
- a CDS encoding class F sortase: protein MSSIVRHRVLAAVSAVIAVLALAAGVIVLTWVPAPPPVAAADPPPGSLPGESGAPAELPVDGQAVGRQRPGSVRLPDGSEAQLRRTEVTADGVLPIPRGLGDAAWWGARLGAPQGAAVLSGHVNWAGTKGPFDDLWRVRTGDNVSVVDSSGGRWLYRVTGAVTVGKHQLPAQAPHWFSQTGPHRLVLVTCGGDYVGGTEGYDENRLVTANLVSRPA, encoded by the coding sequence GTGAGTAGCATCGTGCGGCATCGCGTCCTGGCGGCTGTCTCGGCGGTCATCGCCGTGCTCGCGCTGGCGGCGGGCGTGATCGTGCTGACGTGGGTGCCTGCCCCGCCGCCGGTCGCCGCGGCCGATCCGCCGCCGGGTTCGCTGCCGGGGGAGAGCGGCGCGCCCGCCGAACTCCCGGTGGACGGGCAGGCGGTGGGCAGGCAGCGGCCGGGCAGCGTGCGGTTGCCGGACGGGTCCGAGGCGCAGCTGCGCCGCACCGAGGTGACCGCCGACGGGGTGCTGCCGATCCCGCGCGGGCTCGGTGACGCAGCATGGTGGGGTGCCCGGCTCGGCGCGCCCCAGGGCGCCGCGGTGCTGTCCGGGCACGTGAACTGGGCCGGTACGAAAGGGCCGTTCGACGATCTGTGGCGCGTGCGCACCGGGGACAACGTGAGCGTCGTCGACTCTTCCGGTGGCCGCTGGCTCTACCGGGTCACCGGCGCGGTCACCGTCGGCAAGCACCAGCTGCCCGCGCAGGCCCCGCACTGGTTCTCACAGACCGGCCCGCACCGGCTGGTGCTCGTCACCTGCGGTGGCGACTACGTCGGCGGCACCGAAGGCTACGACGAGAACCGGCTCGTCACCGCGAACCTGGTCTCCCGCCCGGCCTGA
- a CDS encoding IS982 family transposase has product MTNELDTLLTALYVLVDDHVVPPRVGRGRRPELTDSELITMAVAQVLQRYDSERRWIRHIHADSGWRAMFPAMLGQSGYHKRLKTAQPLLCKAILALAACCPSWFDDMWITDATPVPCGMSRETVKRSDLAGHASYGYCASHSRWYWGLKLYLACAGDGMPVMWCLANPKLGEREVLAALLADNRHFIRNGQVLLADKGFAGKEFKQLTETMGLELLRPDRKDETYRNGNLGSVRQRIESVNQTLKAQLDLEAHGGRTPAGVFTRVTQRLLAMATAIWHNWTTDLTSKRSLIAFDH; this is encoded by the coding sequence GTGACGAATGAGTTAGACACCCTCCTGACCGCACTGTACGTGCTGGTTGACGACCATGTTGTGCCGCCCCGCGTCGGCCGTGGTCGACGACCGGAGCTGACAGACAGTGAGCTGATCACGATGGCCGTGGCGCAGGTGCTGCAGCGATACGACAGTGAGCGGCGCTGGATCCGGCACATCCATGCCGATTCCGGGTGGCGTGCGATGTTTCCTGCGATGCTGGGTCAGTCCGGTTATCACAAGCGGCTGAAAACCGCGCAGCCGTTGCTATGCAAGGCGATTCTTGCGCTGGCCGCGTGTTGCCCCTCGTGGTTCGACGATATGTGGATCACCGACGCCACCCCGGTACCGTGCGGAATGTCGCGGGAAACCGTGAAGCGCTCAGACCTGGCCGGGCACGCCAGCTACGGCTACTGCGCGTCACACTCTCGCTGGTACTGGGGCCTGAAGCTGTACCTGGCCTGCGCCGGCGACGGGATGCCGGTCATGTGGTGCCTGGCCAACCCGAAACTCGGCGAGCGCGAGGTGCTGGCCGCTCTGCTCGCAGACAACCGTCACTTCATCCGAAACGGCCAGGTCTTGTTGGCGGACAAGGGCTTCGCCGGCAAAGAATTCAAGCAGCTGACCGAGACGATGGGACTTGAACTGCTGCGCCCCGACCGCAAGGACGAGACCTACCGCAACGGCAACCTCGGCAGCGTCCGCCAGCGCATCGAATCGGTCAACCAGACACTCAAAGCCCAACTCGATCTCGAAGCGCACGGCGGACGCACCCCAGCCGGCGTGTTCACCCGGGTCACCCAGCGGCTGCTAGCCATGGCCACCGCCATCTGGCACAACTGGACCACCGACCTGACCAGCAAACGATCACTGATCGCATTCGACCACTAA
- a CDS encoding class F sortase, whose product MQGTENRTARTRGVLTVVVGVVVVAVVAAVLIFSGKDGTSAAPQPGATTGQDHQAQPGGTIGQNQQAQPDPGRTPGTVRLPTGGTAKLVPEEVGEDGALPIPQSLAEAAWWGSGVGAAQGVTLLSGHVNWKGETGPFDQLWRVRQGQTVTVTDAGGAHWGYRIAEVRTIHKTDLAAESAGLFSPDGPHRLVLVTCGGDYVGGTEGYDDNRVVTASLVSRP is encoded by the coding sequence ATGCAGGGCACAGAGAACCGGACCGCGCGCACCCGTGGGGTGCTGACCGTCGTCGTGGGTGTAGTGGTGGTGGCGGTTGTCGCTGCCGTGCTGATCTTCAGTGGCAAGGACGGGACCTCCGCCGCGCCGCAGCCGGGCGCGACAACCGGGCAGGACCACCAGGCTCAGCCGGGCGGGACAATCGGGCAGAACCAGCAGGCTCAGCCGGATCCCGGGCGTACCCCGGGGACCGTGCGGCTGCCCACCGGCGGTACCGCGAAGCTGGTCCCCGAGGAGGTCGGCGAGGACGGTGCGCTGCCGATCCCGCAGAGCCTCGCCGAGGCCGCCTGGTGGGGATCCGGCGTCGGCGCCGCCCAGGGGGTGACGCTGTTGTCCGGGCACGTGAACTGGAAGGGTGAAACCGGCCCGTTCGACCAGTTGTGGCGGGTCCGGCAGGGGCAGACCGTCACCGTCACCGACGCCGGGGGCGCGCACTGGGGTTACCGGATCGCCGAGGTCCGCACGATCCACAAAACGGATCTGGCCGCCGAATCCGCGGGGCTGTTCTCGCCGGACGGACCGCACCGGCTGGTGCTCGTCACCTGCGGTGGCGACTACGTCGGCGGCACCGAGGGCTACGACGACAACCGCGTCGTGACGGCCTCGCTGGTCAGCCGTCCCTGA
- a CDS encoding glycine--tRNA ligase yields the protein MPANTIDTVVSLCKRRGFVFPSGEIYGGTRSAWDYGPLGVELKDNIKRQWWKTVVQGREDVVGLDSSVILPRPVWVASGHVNVFTDPLIECLSCHKRFRADQLAEDFEARTGKTTTEDDLSEVPCPNCGTRGKYTEPRDFNMMLKTYLGPVESEEGLTYLRPETAQGIFVNFLNVQTASRKKPPFGIGQIGKSFRNEITPGNFIFRTREFEQMEMEFFVEPGEDETWHQYWIDARTGWYTDLGIKPENLRHFEHPKEKLSHYAKRTVDIEYRFAFNAGQEWGELEGIANRTDFDLTTHSNHSGVDLSFFDQASGQRYRPFVIEPAAGVGRSMMAFLVDAYDEEEVPNAKGGTDKRTVLHLDPRLAPFKVAVLPLSRNADLSPKARDLATRLRKHWNVDFDDAQAIGRRYRRQDEIGTPYCVTVDFDSLDDQAVTIRERDSMTQERIALDQVESYLAGRLLGC from the coding sequence GTGCCCGCCAACACCATCGATACCGTCGTCAGTCTGTGCAAGCGCCGTGGTTTCGTTTTCCCGTCGGGAGAGATCTACGGCGGCACCAGGTCGGCGTGGGACTACGGGCCACTCGGCGTGGAGCTGAAGGACAACATCAAGCGCCAGTGGTGGAAGACCGTGGTGCAGGGCCGGGAGGACGTGGTCGGTCTCGACTCGTCGGTGATCCTGCCGCGGCCGGTGTGGGTCGCCTCGGGCCACGTGAACGTGTTCACCGACCCGCTGATCGAATGCCTTTCCTGCCACAAGCGCTTCCGCGCCGACCAGCTGGCCGAGGACTTCGAGGCACGCACCGGGAAGACCACCACCGAGGACGATTTGTCCGAGGTGCCGTGTCCGAACTGCGGCACCCGCGGCAAGTACACCGAACCCCGCGATTTCAACATGATGCTCAAGACCTACCTCGGCCCGGTGGAGTCCGAGGAAGGTCTGACCTACCTGCGTCCGGAGACCGCGCAGGGCATCTTCGTCAACTTCCTCAACGTGCAGACGGCCTCGCGCAAGAAGCCGCCGTTCGGCATCGGCCAGATCGGCAAGTCCTTCCGCAACGAGATCACGCCGGGCAACTTCATCTTCCGCACCCGCGAGTTCGAGCAGATGGAGATGGAGTTCTTCGTCGAACCGGGCGAGGACGAGACCTGGCACCAGTACTGGATCGACGCGCGCACCGGGTGGTACACCGACCTCGGCATCAAGCCCGAGAACCTGCGCCACTTCGAGCACCCGAAGGAAAAGCTGTCGCACTACGCGAAGCGCACTGTGGACATCGAGTACCGCTTCGCCTTCAACGCCGGCCAGGAGTGGGGTGAGCTGGAAGGCATCGCCAACCGCACCGACTTCGACCTCACCACGCACTCCAACCACTCCGGCGTGGATCTGTCGTTCTTCGACCAGGCCTCGGGGCAGCGCTACCGTCCGTTCGTGATCGAGCCCGCCGCGGGCGTCGGCCGCTCGATGATGGCCTTCCTGGTCGACGCGTACGACGAGGAGGAGGTGCCGAATGCCAAGGGCGGCACCGACAAGCGCACGGTCCTGCACCTCGACCCGCGGCTGGCGCCGTTCAAGGTCGCGGTGCTGCCGCTCTCGCGCAACGCCGACCTCTCGCCGAAGGCGCGCGACCTCGCCACCCGCTTGCGCAAGCACTGGAACGTCGACTTCGACGACGCGCAGGCGATCGGCCGCCGCTACCGCCGCCAGGACGAGATCGGCACCCCGTACTGCGTCACGGTGGACTTCGACTCCCTCGACGACCAGGCGGTCACGATCCGCGAGCGCGACAGCATGACCCAGGAGCGGATCGCGCTCGACCAGGTGGAGTCCTATCTGGCCGGTCGCCTGCTCGGCTGCTGA
- a CDS encoding SDR family NAD(P)-dependent oxidoreductase, with the protein MAAAADDIGTLSGLVNNAGITFAGPVEHLPLDRLRAQLEVNVVGLVATTQAFLPAIRAGGGRVVMISSTAGRVATPFLGAYSASKFAVEVLSDTLRQELRPWGVPVVIVEPGSFTSRNRAGTETAVRADRTSLSADAESRYGAALDAFLEFGRKTEARAGDPARVAEVVERALTTSRPRVRYLVGADSRVTVALSRLLPTGAMDALLTRAVGLPRRAGARP; encoded by the coding sequence CTGGCCGCGGCGGCGGACGACATCGGGACGCTGAGCGGGCTGGTCAACAACGCCGGGATCACCTTCGCCGGCCCGGTCGAGCATCTGCCGCTCGACCGGTTGCGCGCACAGCTGGAGGTCAACGTCGTCGGGCTCGTGGCGACGACGCAGGCGTTCCTCCCCGCGATCCGGGCCGGAGGTGGCCGGGTGGTCATGATCAGCTCTACCGCCGGCCGGGTCGCGACGCCCTTCCTCGGTGCCTACAGCGCCTCGAAATTCGCCGTGGAAGTGCTTTCGGACACGCTGCGCCAGGAACTGCGCCCGTGGGGCGTGCCGGTCGTCATCGTCGAGCCGGGGAGTTTCACGTCGAGGAACCGGGCCGGGACCGAAACCGCCGTGCGAGCGGACCGCACGAGCCTGAGTGCGGACGCCGAGTCCCGCTATGGTGCGGCGCTGGACGCTTTCCTCGAGTTCGGTCGGAAGACCGAGGCCCGCGCCGGGGATCCGGCCCGCGTCGCCGAAGTGGTCGAGCGTGCGCTCACCACGAGCCGCCCGCGGGTGCGCTACCTGGTGGGCGCCGATTCACGCGTGACAGTGGCGTTGAGCAGGCTCCTGCCGACCGGGGCGATGGACGCACTGCTGACCAGGGCGGTCGGCCTGCCCCGGCGCGCCGGGGCGCGCCCCTGA
- a CDS encoding ABC transporter ATP-binding protein yields MDNTDEVAAGAAVRMAGVRKHYGDVHAVDGVDLTIAPGEVVALLGPNGAGKSTAVDLILGLGTPDHGTVSVFGREPHQAVSDGVIGAMLQSGTLLDDLTVRETVGLVGRLHRRPLPLADALRQAGIEDLAGRRASKLSGGQKQRVRFAIALVADPDLLVLDEPTAAMDVGSRREFWQSMYSFTETGRTVLFATHYLEEAEEFADRVVLMRDGRVVADGSVAEVRALAGGRTIHAVLPGAGPELLRTLPALTDFAQRGDRISLSSTDSDRTLRALLQAAPAAREIEVGAVGLEGAFLSLTSGETEEAIR; encoded by the coding sequence ATGGACAACACCGATGAGGTCGCGGCCGGTGCCGCGGTACGGATGGCGGGGGTGCGCAAGCACTACGGCGACGTGCATGCGGTCGACGGGGTCGACCTGACCATCGCGCCCGGGGAGGTCGTGGCCCTGCTCGGACCGAACGGGGCGGGCAAATCCACTGCCGTCGACCTGATTCTCGGACTCGGCACTCCCGATCACGGCACCGTGTCGGTGTTCGGCCGGGAGCCGCACCAGGCGGTCTCCGACGGCGTGATCGGGGCGATGCTGCAGAGCGGCACCCTGCTCGACGACCTGACCGTGCGCGAAACCGTCGGACTGGTCGGCAGGCTGCACCGCCGGCCGCTGCCGCTCGCGGACGCGTTGCGGCAGGCGGGTATCGAGGATCTTGCCGGCCGCCGCGCAAGCAAGCTCTCCGGCGGCCAGAAGCAGCGGGTGCGCTTCGCGATCGCGTTGGTGGCCGATCCCGATCTGCTCGTGCTGGACGAGCCGACCGCGGCGATGGACGTCGGCAGCCGCCGGGAGTTCTGGCAGTCGATGTACTCCTTCACCGAAACCGGCCGGACCGTCCTGTTCGCCACGCACTACCTCGAGGAGGCCGAGGAGTTCGCCGACCGGGTGGTGCTGATGCGGGACGGCCGGGTGGTCGCCGACGGGTCGGTGGCCGAGGTTCGCGCACTGGCGGGCGGGCGCACCATCCACGCGGTGCTGCCGGGCGCCGGCCCCGAATTGCTGCGCACCCTGCCCGCGCTCACCGACTTCGCCCAGCGTGGCGACCGGATCTCGTTGTCCAGTACGGATTCCGACCGCACACTCCGGGCACTGCTGCAGGCCGCTCCCGCCGCGCGGGAGATCGAGGTCGGCGCGGTCGGTCTCGAAGGCGCGTTCCTGTCCCTCACCTCCGGCGAAACGGAAGAAGCGATCCGATGA
- a CDS encoding ABC transporter permease, producing MNSAYLSTEIRRLLRSPRFLMLVVAFPVLMFLLQANLFTSANDPGHARAVAVVMVNMMAFGAFGAGLTNGTKLTVERASGWQRQLRLTPLSGVQYLGGKALAGMFVALPAVILVPLIGFLAEGVRLDPLAWLRVVLGIWLGAIPVVLLGLVLGLLCTPESMQPVTMIVVLAMGFLGGLWLPLEGMPAWMHEVAQALPTYWMIGLVRPAVTNEMLVSFPAALVALAGWTVGLGGLVVRLYRRNSARV from the coding sequence ATGAACTCCGCGTATCTGTCCACCGAGATCCGCCGGCTGCTGCGGTCGCCGCGGTTCCTGATGCTTGTCGTCGCCTTCCCTGTCCTGATGTTCCTGTTGCAGGCCAACCTGTTCACCTCCGCGAACGATCCGGGCCACGCCCGTGCGGTGGCGGTGGTGATGGTCAACATGATGGCGTTCGGCGCGTTCGGCGCCGGCCTGACCAACGGCACCAAACTCACCGTGGAACGGGCGTCCGGCTGGCAGCGGCAGCTGCGGCTGACCCCGCTGAGCGGCGTGCAGTACCTCGGCGGCAAGGCGCTGGCGGGCATGTTCGTCGCGCTGCCCGCGGTCATCCTGGTGCCGCTGATCGGGTTTCTCGCCGAAGGCGTGCGCCTCGACCCGCTGGCCTGGCTGCGGGTCGTGCTGGGCATCTGGCTCGGCGCGATCCCGGTGGTCCTGCTGGGACTGGTGCTGGGGCTGCTCTGCACCCCGGAGTCGATGCAGCCGGTGACCATGATCGTGGTGCTCGCGATGGGTTTCCTCGGCGGCCTGTGGCTGCCGCTGGAGGGCATGCCCGCCTGGATGCACGAGGTGGCGCAGGCGCTGCCGACCTACTGGATGATCGGCCTGGTCCGCCCGGCGGTCACGAACGAGATGCTGGTGAGCTTCCCGGCCGCGCTGGTCGCGCTCGCCGGCTGGACGGTGGGCTTGGGCGGGCTGGTGGTCCGGCTCTACCGTAGGAACAGCGCCCGGGTCTGA
- a CDS encoding sensor histidine kinase — MASTETAAGRHGSFRFGFGDRASWWEESALGEQGPNKSRWPVLGVLFLLPYLVPATQAIAEDPGPLLPRVLFALLSYTYAACYLLFPLVFGRSRRGRYVFGCGMLALGLPAALLPGMSPYILLYATATLVFVFPPAWALILDGTALGVAALVLFARGWQAGDGGDLVSVVSVTAAMFFMANLVRAVRRLKLANQEIATLAVANERERVARDLHDLLGHSLTTISVKAGAARRVLEASADIPRAVREIREVEGLTRTALTDVRATVSEYRTVSLPAEIAGARAALRAAEIEADLPHAVDHVRAELQSTFGYVLREAITNVLRHSDATRVCVRLGQEWLEIDDDGKTGENAALGNGLRGLTERMGAAGGTLRAHPRSGGGWRVRAEVPEPDETGAVVRAQPAGGFA, encoded by the coding sequence GTGGCGAGCACGGAGACCGCCGCGGGCCGGCACGGGAGCTTCCGGTTCGGTTTCGGCGACCGGGCTTCCTGGTGGGAGGAGTCCGCGCTGGGAGAACAGGGGCCGAACAAGTCCCGCTGGCCGGTGCTCGGCGTGCTGTTCCTGCTGCCCTATCTGGTCCCGGCGACCCAGGCGATCGCCGAGGACCCGGGTCCGCTGCTGCCCCGGGTCCTGTTCGCCCTGCTCAGCTACACCTACGCGGCCTGCTACCTGCTGTTCCCGTTGGTGTTCGGCCGGTCCCGCCGGGGCAGGTACGTCTTCGGCTGCGGCATGCTCGCGCTGGGTCTGCCGGCCGCGCTGCTGCCGGGCATGAGCCCGTACATCCTGCTCTACGCCACCGCCACGCTCGTGTTCGTCTTCCCGCCTGCCTGGGCGCTGATCCTCGACGGCACGGCACTCGGGGTGGCCGCGCTCGTCCTGTTCGCCCGGGGCTGGCAGGCCGGTGACGGCGGCGACCTGGTCTCGGTCGTCTCGGTCACCGCGGCCATGTTCTTCATGGCCAACCTGGTGCGGGCGGTCCGCAGGCTGAAGCTGGCCAACCAGGAGATCGCCACGCTGGCCGTGGCGAACGAACGGGAACGGGTGGCCCGCGACCTGCACGATCTGCTCGGGCACAGCCTCACCACGATCAGCGTGAAGGCGGGGGCGGCCCGCCGCGTGCTCGAAGCCTCCGCCGACATTCCGCGGGCGGTGCGGGAGATCCGCGAGGTCGAAGGACTCACCCGCACGGCGCTGACCGACGTGCGGGCCACCGTGTCGGAGTACCGCACGGTGTCGCTGCCCGCGGAGATCGCGGGGGCGCGGGCCGCGCTGCGGGCGGCGGAGATCGAGGCCGACCTGCCGCACGCGGTGGACCACGTGCGAGCGGAGCTGCAAAGCACGTTCGGCTACGTACTGCGTGAGGCGATCACCAACGTGCTGCGGCATTCCGACGCCACCCGGGTGTGCGTGCGCCTCGGGCAGGAGTGGCTGGAGATCGACGACGACGGCAAGACGGGGGAAAACGCGGCGCTGGGCAACGGATTGCGCGGGCTCACCGAGCGGATGGGCGCGGCCGGGGGGACGCTGCGTGCGCATCCTCGGTCCGGCGGAGGATGGCGCGTACGGGCCGAGGTTCCGGAACCGGACGAGACCGGCGCCGTGGTCCGCGCGCAGCCGGCAGGAGGGTTCGCGTGA
- a CDS encoding response regulator transcription factor, translating into MIRVLLADDQAMVRGALATVLDLEPDIEVVAQVGSGDEVPAAARESTPDVALLDVQMPGTDGLTAAAELRSQLPGCRVIICTTFGRPGYLARAMAAGAAGFVVKDAPPEQLVEAVRRVHKGLRVVDPALAAESLATGASPLTGRERDVLHAASDGSTVADLAKALFLSEGTVRNHLSAAIGKTGARTRAEAVRMAEERGWL; encoded by the coding sequence GTGATCCGGGTCCTGCTGGCCGACGACCAGGCGATGGTGCGCGGGGCACTGGCCACGGTGCTCGATCTGGAGCCGGACATCGAGGTGGTGGCCCAGGTCGGCAGCGGCGACGAAGTGCCGGCGGCAGCCAGGGAGTCGACGCCCGACGTCGCGCTGCTCGACGTGCAGATGCCCGGGACGGACGGGCTGACCGCGGCCGCCGAGCTGCGGTCGCAGCTGCCCGGCTGCCGGGTGATCATCTGCACCACCTTCGGCAGGCCCGGCTACCTGGCGCGGGCGATGGCCGCGGGCGCGGCCGGGTTCGTGGTCAAGGACGCCCCGCCGGAACAGCTCGTGGAGGCCGTCCGCAGAGTCCACAAGGGACTCCGGGTGGTGGATCCGGCGCTCGCCGCGGAGTCGCTGGCCACCGGTGCCAGCCCGCTCACCGGCCGGGAACGCGACGTACTGCATGCGGCGAGCGACGGCAGCACCGTCGCGGACCTCGCCAAGGCGCTGTTCCTGTCCGAGGGCACCGTACGCAACCACCTGTCCGCCGCGATCGGCAAAACCGGCGCGCGCACCCGCGCGGAAGCGGTCCGGATGGCCGAGGAACGGGGCTGGCTCTAG
- a CDS encoding YdcF family protein codes for MSAAERSGPTGVNWARRIVFGVVLVLVLLVAGTGFRVWQVARENDREPADVIVVLGAAQYNGKPSEIFTARLEKARQLYAAGVAKTVITAGGKKAADNFTEAQAGARWLTRHGVPASATLPVGEGSDTLRSLRAVAGQVKAHGWSSAVLVSDPWHSFRSRTMAQDLGLEAWTAPTHSGPIVQERSTQVRYIFRETGALLFYELTKSPADDLFAAMLG; via the coding sequence ATGAGCGCGGCCGAGCGGAGCGGACCCACCGGGGTGAACTGGGCACGCCGGATCGTTTTCGGCGTCGTGCTGGTGCTGGTGCTGCTCGTGGCCGGAACGGGCTTTCGCGTGTGGCAGGTCGCGCGGGAGAACGACCGCGAGCCCGCCGACGTGATCGTCGTGCTGGGCGCCGCGCAGTACAACGGCAAGCCGTCGGAGATCTTCACGGCGCGGCTGGAGAAGGCGCGCCAGCTGTACGCGGCCGGTGTGGCGAAGACCGTGATCACGGCCGGAGGCAAGAAAGCCGCGGACAACTTCACCGAGGCGCAGGCGGGCGCGCGGTGGCTGACGCGGCACGGCGTGCCGGCTTCGGCGACCTTGCCGGTCGGCGAGGGCAGCGACACGTTGCGCAGTCTGCGCGCGGTCGCCGGCCAGGTGAAGGCGCACGGCTGGAGTTCGGCGGTGCTGGTGAGCGATCCGTGGCATTCGTTCCGGTCCCGCACGATGGCGCAGGACCTGGGTCTGGAGGCCTGGACCGCGCCGACGCACAGCGGCCCGATCGTGCAGGAACGCAGCACCCAGGTGCGCTACATCTTCCGCGAGACCGGTGCACTGCTGTTCTACGAGCTCACCAAGTCGCCGGCGGACGACCTGTTCGCCGCGATGCTCGGCTGA
- a CDS encoding deoxyguanosinetriphosphate triphosphohydrolase has product MSDGYREHDRARVLAEAPKGATVDGARPDERSAFARDRARVLHSAALRRLAGKTQVVGPGEGAEVSGAPRTRLTHSLEVAQIGRGIAEELGADPDLADTAGLAHDIGHPPFGHNGERALDLVAQPCGGFEGNAQTLRILTRLEPKVLAADGAPAGLNLTRACLDATTKYPWTRRGGEPKYGVYPDDQPVFGWIRDGAPGLRRCLEAQIMDWSDDVAYSVHDVEDGVLAGRIRLRVLADPDERAAVAEAAARHFSTLSPSTLEGAAKELLDLPVVADLVHAPPDGSLRAQVALKRLTSELVGRFASAVVTGTRGVYGEGPLTRYGARLAVPDQVAAEVALLKALALRYVMSDRRRLAMQDGQREVITELVAALLRRAPEALDPLFTPAWHSAPDDPARLRVVLDQVASLTDAQAHEWHRWHTGRHGIPPAGG; this is encoded by the coding sequence GTGAGCGATGGCTACCGCGAGCACGACCGCGCCCGGGTGCTGGCCGAGGCCCCCAAGGGCGCGACGGTGGACGGTGCGCGGCCCGACGAGCGCAGTGCGTTCGCCCGCGACCGCGCCCGCGTGCTGCATTCGGCAGCTCTGCGCCGGCTGGCGGGCAAGACGCAGGTGGTCGGGCCGGGGGAGGGTGCGGAGGTCAGCGGTGCTCCACGCACCCGGCTCACGCATTCGCTGGAGGTCGCGCAGATCGGCCGGGGCATCGCCGAGGAATTGGGCGCGGATCCGGACCTCGCCGACACCGCGGGCCTGGCGCACGACATCGGTCACCCGCCGTTCGGGCACAACGGGGAACGGGCGCTGGACCTGGTGGCGCAGCCGTGCGGAGGCTTCGAGGGCAACGCGCAGACGTTGCGGATCCTCACCCGGCTCGAACCCAAGGTGCTGGCCGCCGACGGCGCCCCTGCCGGGCTGAACCTCACCCGCGCCTGCCTGGACGCCACCACGAAGTACCCGTGGACGCGGCGCGGCGGGGAGCCGAAGTACGGCGTGTACCCGGACGACCAGCCGGTGTTCGGCTGGATCCGGGACGGGGCGCCGGGGCTGCGCCGCTGCCTGGAGGCGCAGATCATGGACTGGTCCGACGACGTGGCCTACTCGGTGCACGACGTCGAGGACGGCGTGCTGGCCGGGCGGATCCGGCTGCGGGTGCTGGCCGATCCGGACGAACGCGCGGCGGTGGCCGAGGCCGCGGCCCGGCACTTCTCCACCCTTTCGCCGTCCACTCTGGAGGGTGCGGCGAAGGAACTGCTCGACCTGCCGGTGGTCGCGGACCTGGTGCACGCGCCCCCGGACGGCTCCCTGCGGGCACAGGTGGCGCTGAAGCGGCTGACGAGCGAACTGGTGGGCCGCTTCGCCTCCGCGGTGGTCACCGGCACCCGCGGCGTCTACGGCGAGGGTCCGCTCACCCGGTACGGCGCCCGCCTGGCGGTGCCCGACCAGGTGGCCGCGGAGGTCGCGCTGCTGAAAGCACTGGCCCTGCGCTACGTGATGAGCGACCGCCGCCGGCTGGCCATGCAGGACGGCCAGCGCGAGGTGATCACGGAGCTGGTCGCCGCGTTGCTGCGGCGGGCCCCGGAGGCGCTGGACCCGCTCTTCACCCCGGCCTGGCACAGCGCCCCGGACGACCCGGCACGGCTGCGGGTGGTGCTCGACCAGGTCGCCTCCCTCACCGACGCCCAGGCCCACGAATGGCACCGCTGGCACACCGGCCGGCACGGCATCCCACCGGCCGGGGGCTGA